From the genome of Glycine soja cultivar W05 chromosome 14, ASM419377v2, whole genome shotgun sequence:
TGAGAAAGATTCCTTCCATCTCTTTATTTATGTCAACTTAGCTACTAGTTTCTAATAGGTAAAATAACGAACTATCAAATTTACTCCATGTACACAATTGAATCAGCAGGATTTTGCAAAAATCACACAAGGTTGAGAAATTATAGCCATGATCAAAATACCTGCCCAGCAATGTAATCATTCAGAATAATAGGGAGGCCTCGGATCTGGGCCTCTGCTATTGTCCCTGGGCCCGCCTACAAAAGGGAAAAACCCATCAACTGCTGTCATAATGaggtaaaaaaaacttagtCAGGATTGTGGGATCAAACCTTCGTAATTATGCAATCACAAGCTCCCATGCATTCCTCCATTTTGGTAACAAATCCTTTGACCTAAATATgggtaaaaataaaacaattcagGGGCTACCATGGAGATACATACAATGCTGAATCACTAATTGCTATGCTCATCATCGAATTGAAGCATCGCTGTCCCCAAACAAAATACTTAATATGGAAGCTCAAAACCCGAAAATTCTACCTCatctcatgaaaagaaaaactaatactACCCCTACGTATAAGACCCTTTTAACCAATTcacaataattaagaaattttatcCCTTGTTCTCAACCAATGTTTAATATGCAATATTGTTACCAGTTTGGCCCTGGTTCAATCAGGGTTGAACCAATGAACTGTAAACCATTATCTTCACTAGTTCAATGACCATTCTGGTTTTAAAAACATTGCATAAGAGAAATCTGATACTAAGACTAGATACCTAGTTCATCATGTAAGAGAACCTCCACACACTAGCAAAACTGCAAAAGTCAATCATCATGGACAGCTaacaaacttaaaatttaagcatatgcaggaaaaaaaacagagagaaaGTGCAACACTGACAAACAATGCAATTAATATCCGAttcaaaaaacattaacaaGGTTCTGGAAATTTTTTAAGGGTAACAATACCTGCACAGGAACCTTCCAATTAATAGAACTCAGTTTATTAGCAAGTTTCTTATTACGACCACAGATCACAAGGATCTGACCTACGGGAGCCCCAATATTCTCGTCATATAATGAATCTCCAAGTGCCCGAGCAGTAGCCTCAATGGGCCCCATACCTTCACCTCCCCCCATCAATAATACAGCAGGAAGATCCTCATCCATTCCTAATTCTCTCCTTAGTTCATCCTACAGCATAAATTCAAACAATCCACTGACATTTGTTTGGGAATAATATATATAGCACATCATGTTGTATTCCAATTCCAGAATTGTAAGTAAATTTGCGAATAAATTCAAGTAATGGCTATAAGAATATTACATACCTTTGGCTGGACAGGCTTAACAAAGGAAGGTCGGACAGGTAGACCAAAAATCTTTATTTGAGATTGCTGCAGTCCAGCTTTCAATGCCCTTTGCGCAACATCTGTTGTAGGACAATAGCATCTAGTTACAAGCTTATGAAACCTacagaaaacaagaaataaGATGTCAAAATAAGACAATTGTATGATTTtcgaaaaggaaattaaaaaaaaaaaaaaaaaaactaaccatGTTGGATGGCATGTGCTTAAATCTGTGATAACTGTAGTAAAAACAATCTTCTTTAAAAGACCCTTTGACCTTAAAATTCGAAGTGGAACGTGCTGCATCAGTGGATGCACACTGATTATTATATCTGGCTGATATTTCATTAGGCCTTTGGCAACCTCGCtgtaaaaagagaaaagatatTTTAACTATGACATGTGATGTTACATTGTATTTGAGAAGAGATACGCATGCACAAGAAAGTATTTTCTGAACCATGGAATGCAgaaaaagtcaataaattttgTCTAATATTAACACAATGCACAACAAACATTGCTAGCTGCCATCAGAGGGCAATTGTTGCAGAATATtaacaattttacatttttagatCATAAATATCAAATACGAATCACACTGAAATACTACCAAATTACCATgctatcctttttattttaagaaataaagtaatataaaattatgctttaactcatttttctatatatagaaACAGAAATACATTTgccaaatataagcaaaaaaaatattcccaCAACTAGAAACCCAGtccataaaaataatgaaactattCTGATATAACTTATATCTTTAATGATCAAAAGAAAACTTCCAACTAGAAAGACAGGGAGAATGCTATAGCAGTATATGCCTGGAGCATAGACTATCACTATTTGTCAAAAAATAAGAGCAGGCAACCAGATCCTCACCGAGCTATGAAAGTTCCAGTTGCAGCAAAATTAGACTGATGCACTACACGTGGGGCAGTTCCATAGTAGGTCATCTTCCACAACGGCCCATGTTTCACCAGAAAACTATAGCTCCTGGGAAGTTGGTTGAATGGCCAAGGCGTGTGATCAGCCCACAAATCAGTAACGAAAACCTGTACCATGAACTCCAAACTGATAACACAACCCAACAAAAAGaaacacacacaaccacacaccCATTCATTTGATTCCCTATAACTTCTGATCACCTTAAACAAGCAAATATCCAATCCAGTCTTAAAATTATCATCATTAACTTTAAATTAGGGGGTGCTTGGAAGAGCTTGAAGACAACTTATTTGAGATTATGAAAATGACATGACTCAAACTCTATTATTTTGTTCGAGACCACAGGTATCTTCCACAGGAGGAAGTCCTACTTGAGCCAGGTAGAATCACTATAAATGGAAAAATTCTTCTTCCGAGTATTTGACACAGTTGCGTATCCAGAGCTCGAATTAAGAACACTCGTTAAGCTAAAGAACAACCCGTATCAGTTGATTCACATGGTTGGTAATCATATAAGCTCTTTTTATAACTTCCCGTAACAACCTTAGAAAAAGTAAATATCCAACCCATTCCTAAAATTATCATCATTAACTTACAATTTAGGGGGTATTTGGAAGAGCTTCTAGAACCCTTATCCGAGCTTATAAAAATGACATATAACTCATGAACTCTTGTTTTTTTGATCGAAATCACATGTATCCTCTGTGGGAGCAATCTTACTCGAGTCAGGTAGAATCATTGTAAGCAATCAAACTCTCTTTTCAAgtatttaaatgaattatatatCGTGACTCAAATTCGCGACTACTAGTCAAGTAAATCAATTGATTCATGAGAGCTCAGTGATACTCATATAAGCTCTGGTTAACTTatttcaagaattttttttagtaaaattaatcATCACTAATTTCCCctacttttttaatatatgtaaaaaaaatcttctattATTCCCCTTACACAAAAAagggttaaaaaaaagaagcaaagcaAACCTGATAATCATCTCCAAATTCTTGATAGAAAGCAGCTTTGATAGCTTCAGCGGAAGCTCGATGCCCCCCACCAGTGTCactcatcaaaatcaaaacttttTTAGGTTTCTCACCCTCCACACCATTCCCTCTAAACCCTTCATTCTCCACACCGCCACACTCATCCACTCTAACCCCATTCCCCTCGCCGTTCCCGTTACCATCAGCACCGTCACCACCGTCACCGACGCGAAGCGAGGCGAACCCAATCGGGATCTTCTCGCAATGAAACCTAACGGCTCTGTTGAAGTCGTTGAGAATGTTCCCGAACCTAACACTCGCTCCCCCAACCTTCCCCCCCAGAGAAACGCCGCGTTTCGCTGCTGCTGCTCCGGTTCTTGTGTTGCCGTTGAAGTGCAAGAAATTGGAGAGAAGGGTTTTGTTGTTGTCGGAACGGAAGGAATCGAAAGCGAAGCGGTTGACGTGGGACGCCAAATCGAGGAGCACGCTCGATTCTTGACTAACGCCGTTATTCATTGTTGTCGTTGTCTTTCTATCtctctttgttgttgttgttaatttGTTACTTACTAATGTTGTTGGTGTTGGAATTGGAAGAAGAACAACGTTAGTTCAGGGAACTTAAGGTGGGAGTGTTGTTGATGTATGGTGTGTGTAGGTTGGGTCATGTGGATTGGGTTTTGGGGCAACCGGGAAGGTGGTTTGTCACGTGACATGTGCCAATAGGGGACTGCCACGTCACGTGCGATGATCACAATGCAACCCCAACCTGTGCGGCAAGGCAAGGCAAGGCAAGGCAGGGTTTGAGGGTTGAAAACCCAACCCTGAGATGATGGTTAGCGCGGTACGAGGTTTCATGGAATTTTGTACGACCACCATTTATAGAGGCGCGCGTTTGTGGTCGGTTTGGTTGACTAATGGAGGTAATAACCACTTCCTTTACATATGAAATTGTTATGAGGCGCgtttaaatacaaataaaagtaaaaataatggtCTTATTCTTTAACAAAAATACTTTTGCCTCAAGATTAATTTTCACCTAATTTTCAAACACACTCTAATGTGAGAGCAAGAAATTGAAGTTGTTCCATACTAACTTGTTATGAAGCATGTTTCTGGTGTGTGTTTAATTTGTAGTTGAAAAGGTGTTGGTGCATATTTCAATGCAAATTCaacttataaaaacaaaattaatgtaGAAGTGAAGGTCTTaaggtaaaattatttttatctcaaacataattttgtaaCTGAAAATCAAgcattttcttatttcttatagtgtacaaaaattttacactatcattatataattttttttcttatacaaaGAAAGCTGTTTTATCCGTAAAAAAAGTATCAATATGATAGatgacaaaaaggaaaaaaattagtaattatttttatcttgtgcacactaatatatatatatatatatatatatatatatatatatatatatatttaataaaattttaagtttaagtcttgtaaataaaagaaattattaaaaaaaattaaaagtggtcaattaatttttttaaaagagattatttttaaatgataagatTGATACATATTCCATACTTATATATAACTTGGTTATCCAAAACTAAAATATAGATATGATatattcttttcacttttctcacATTGAGAGCATGTCTAGTTTCACATTTTTAGTTACCATTTTAACGCACATATCAAGTAGAAGTTAATACCCAtagctttttcatttttacataCATGGCGTGGTGAGAGAATGTTGGATTTGTGTCAGTTTGAAcctatcttcttttttattttttaggttggagaattttaacttttaagtaaaCATTTGTATTAAATGTACACTCTAGGATGGACACAGTAGTGGGAGATTAAAGTAAATTCATGAGAACTAATATTCGATTCTCAGCGTCGTCATTATATACCAATAAAATATGTATTGAATCacgtcatttttattttaatgcggAAGTTTATGTGTGTtagagttaaaaataataaaatatagtgCTATTATTTGCTTCTCAAGAATGTGGATCACATATGACGTGATTCTATTCCGAACACACGTTATACTATTAGCTTCTTATTTTCAAGTTGGTtatcacatttttatttatcaaatgtaCTAAACACAAATTAAGTGAAATATTCATCACAAAGTCGACAACTAATCTtccacaaaaaatattattgatcaTTTTGAGtaacattttctcttttaatcattttttatatcaacTTACAAGACTCAAtccaaaatcttatttaagagATTTGTGTCTAATTTTATTTGGATCAAGGAATTTGTTTTGGTGtaatatacttaattttattgtaaattgtaaaatataaaatttaaattttatttatactaaCATTATGCCACTatcttaattaaacaaaataataaattatgagatggtaaaaaaattttaaaatcaatcccAAGATATGTAAATAGTAAAATTGGATCCCGAAAATATATATAGTGACAAATTGATttatgaaagatgaaaaatattaaattagatcttaaatatataaaaaatgcgaTAAATTAGTTCAACTGTTAAATTTGTGAGACcattttatcatattaaattttaatatttaaagattaatttgacaataagttgtatttttttaagaccaatttaacattaaaaatttagaaatcaatttatcattaaattatttgtaagattaatttattatactttttgtacattcaaaaattaaatttaaattttttatttttcagaaattaatttatgaacGTCTTACACATTCATAACCAAATTTGactaattattctaatttaaaagACTTTGTGATccattttaaacaataaagtaAGGAATCTCTAAGtattatataatttacatttgtgTTGATGATGTAAAAACTTTAACACAACCAGCATATTTCagttaaattgtaaaaaaaaacatccctgttaatttttttttatttttgtaattctaATATACATGATATTAGTTTGTCGTTGACTTGGTACGCGCAGCTGGGGTAGACTTTACCAAATTACaaactaaaaaagttaaaaaaaaaaaaatctaaactaCACAGCCACAACCTTATAAGCACAGCTTCAACATTTGTTAAATGCagttaaaagaagaaagaaaaaagttgaaaagCTTCTTTATGATATAAAAGTCTATTTATTACTTTGTCAAATAAGGTCCGCAAAGTGTGACCATGGTCACCATACTAAATAATAacgggaaaaaaagaagaagaaagctcaCTAGGAAAAAAGGGATGAGTAGCCAACACATGAATTGTTAATTACTATAGGATTTGAATATTAGTATATGTTATTATTCTTCACAACACCATGGGTGGTCATCTTTTGAATTTTCCGTCCAACCTAATAACACGTGTTTCTATTGCTCTTTCAATAGACTATACATGAAGTTTTGCCTGCCATTGCCATGTGTTTCGTATGCACTGTGCATAATGCGAGGGAATACCCGTTACTCATTGACTCATGATCCAATTGCCGGCCAATAGAACCTTTGGCATTGGAAGTTGAAACGTTCCATCATACTAAAATGTGAACCTTTGTGAGTTCACACCTTGCCACTCACCACCGAAAAATGTGAATAGCATGCACTTAGTATCAGGGATATATTCTCTGGTCATTGGCTTCTTAACTTGTAGCACTACTAGCACCCTATAGTCTATTGCGTGTGATTGTAACTTTCCATTTCCGTCCAATTTGTTTATAAACACTTGCTAAGATATATTAGTACAAGTATATgaggttaaattttttaattattataagaaatgaaaatatttaattaactattCAAATTGTGGAATAATTTAACCCAAAGGGTTGACCTGCACTCATGTGTATAGAAATgatttatttagtaaaaaaactcGTATTCGATTCTCACTTGTGTAAAATTTCATTGGACTAGCGACTTCGTACAATTGAGTTAGCCTCATAACACACATTCTTACATGGTATTAGAACTCCAAAATCCAAAGCCTATGTAAAATCGTGACCTGCATtgccacattttttttcctttcgttGTGCGCCTATATTGCCAATAGCCCAAAATACCCACATTTTTTAGTTGCAACGTTAACATATTCAACCCAACCTTCATCTTAGTGGCAGAAACTACCTTAAATGGTCTCATGTCCAAACCTTTCTAAAAGGGGACAAATTGAATCATCTTATTGGAAAAGATGTCCCAAAACCCACAAAGAAGAACTTTGGTGCATGGGATGAAGTAGATGCACTTGTAATGTCGTGGTTGTGGAATTCCGTGGAGTAAGAAGTGAATGATGGTTTCATGTTCATGAAGACTGCCAAGGATGTGTGGGAGAGTTGTAAGCAAAATTATTTCAAGGTTGGTGATGTTGgtcaaatttatataattaagataAAGATTACAACTACCAAACAAGAAGATCGATTCGTTGGTGAGTATGTCCAAAATCTACATAATCTATGGTTGGAGTTAGACCGTTATGAAAAGTTTGAAGCAAAGTGCACAAAAGATGCTAACTTACTCAAAAGTTATAAGGAGAAGGACATAACCTATAAGTTATTGATAGGACAAAACAATGAGTTCAATCCTGTAAGGATTCAAGTGCTAGGAAAAGAGTTACCCTCACTCAATGAAACCATGACTACCTTTCGGGTAAAAGAAGCATACAGATGAGTAATGATGGAATCTCAATCCCCTGAAAGTTCTTCTTTAGTTGCACAAGGCAAGGGAAAGAAGATTGATCAAGTACAAACCAATCAACATGGAGGTATAGCTCACAGGATGGAGATTGACAAAGGGGATAACAAGGATTCTCTGTAATGTATCTTTTGTAAGAAGGTAAGAAACATCTAAGATAGATGCTAGATGTTTCATAGTAAGTGTTGATGGATTGACAAGTGCACCAATTCgtctcaagtagtaaagttaaaacgaAGTCTGAGTGTCAAAttcacagggactttgtttgtacttaagtagatgaatattttattaataaaagaagttaaagaaaattgacttgaaaaaggttatgagaaaaacattaatttaaatttgcataaaattaaatcaaacaagagaagaaattaaacaagaatttaaaataattaattaaagacagaaaaattagagaatccaataatattgtagaagtaaatttagaagatgagaatgttgagAACTTAACCTACTAGAACTGCTCTTTGatataatgttaatgatttttctttatttataattattctaatttacacctacatctactagtatactctaactttggttCCCCGCAAAAAAGATGCTAATTTATCTATTGTCTCAcccaaatccctttgcagagctaaaatagtaaattgcattaagaatagagatATATAACatgctaaacaaatatcaacctatccctagtggtgactttatttagatacatTTTCTGAGTTCTGTTAGAAAATAATGTCTCCCAACACTACTCGTAAAACTTAtcatgcaaatgggtgatcaaaccacaagcaatgatattaagcacaagaaaagataatgcaaatgtaatattcataaatagatagaaagagaaattacatcaagagtagttggctgtcaagttcccaacaaagggGATTTATCCTCCCATAGTCATAGAAGgctttacaattataaaaaaggaataTTTAGTGAAGGggaataagataagaaaagggGATGAAAGGAATGAATGACTCCTAATGATtacttctccttcttctagccttttccttctataaggaattgtattctcttagaatttttgtgtgtttttccttcttctctctcctTCTTTTATAAGTATAGATTAGTTTAGTTTTCACGTAACCTTTGGGCTTCTCGTGCTAAGCTCGcctttactttccttaattaatctatttttcttaattagtctaCTTTCCTGAATTAGCCTACTTTCCTGAattatcctatttttttgggCTTTATTATACTCACTAAACATCATAAatttatcacttttaatattctttacacaaaaacttaaatgatgttaatttaacaattatttgctcaaaaaggaagaaaataggagagagaaattataaatttctatataatttaaccccaaaatatactcataattagcCGTTATCAGTAAACCTACAAATCAGAACCGGAATTGGACCACCAAAGGCACTCAACAAGGACTAGCATAGGCCTACTTGGCTCAGTCTGATCATAAGGCAATCGTTCCAAACCCTCTACCAATTTCAATACATAAGTTGTTAAAATTTTGAAGGAATTGCTATACAATTTAGTTAAATCCCCAAACACTAGCTCTTCCTTAGCATTCTTAGGTAAATCCCAAACCTAAGCTCTCGGTGTTCTACAAGCTACAACATAAGGGACATAGGTTGTTGATTCTAGAGCTATTTTGTCTCATATAAACCATGTCCAGTAGTTGAAAAATTGCAACTGCAAATGGGTTGTTTATTACAATTGTTGGAAAAGGAGATATTCTCCTaagtcaaaatttaattttgagagATGTCTTTCAAGTGCCTAAATTATCTACCAAACTTCTTTCTATTCATAAACTTATAATAGATTTGCAATGTTTAGTGACATTTTCTTCTACACTTTGCAAATTTCAGGATCAGGGAATGAGGAAGATTATTAGACCTGCTAGGATGAAAATGGGCTTTACCTTCTTGAGGAGGCTTACATGATATGTAGCACTAAGGATAAACTCCAATTGTCTTTAGTGTCATAGTCATTGCCTgctcaaaataaagaaatctgGTTGTAACACTTTTGATAAGGTCACCTTTCT
Proteins encoded in this window:
- the LOC114385082 gene encoding probable monogalactosyldiacylglycerol synthase, chloroplastic isoform X1 is translated as MNNGVSQESSVLLDLASHVNRFAFDSFRSDNNKTLLSNFLHFNGNTRTGAAAAKRGVSLGGKVGGASVRFGNILNDFNRAVRFHCEKIPIGFASLRVGDGGDGADGNGNGEGNGVRVDECGGVENEGFRGNGVEGEKPKKVLILMSDTGGGHRASAEAIKAAFYQEFGDDYQVFVTDLWADHTPWPFNQLPRSYSFLVKHGPLWKMTYYGTAPRVVHQSNFAATGTFIAREVAKGLMKYQPDIIISVHPLMQHVPLRILRSKGLLKKIVFTTVITDLSTCHPTWLVFFFFFLISFSKIIQLSYFDILFLVFCRFHKLVTRCYCPTTDVAQRALKAGLQQSQIKIFGLPVRPSFVKPVQPKDELRRELGMDEDLPAVLLMGGGEGMGPIEATARALGDSLYDENIGAPVGQILVICGRNKKLANKLSSINWKVPVQVKGFVTKMEECMGACDCIITKAGPGTIAEAQIRGLPIILNDYIAGQEAGNVPYVVENGCGKFSKSPKDIAKIVAEWFGPKAYELQQMSQNALRLARPDAVFKIVHDLHELVRQRSYLPEYSCTA
- the LOC114385082 gene encoding probable monogalactosyldiacylglycerol synthase, chloroplastic isoform X2, with the protein product MNNGVSQESSVLLDLASHVNRFAFDSFRSDNNKTLLSNFLHFNGNTRTGAAAAKRGVSLGGKVGGASVRFGNILNDFNRAVRFHCEKIPIGFASLRVGDGGDGADGNGNGEGNGVRVDECGGVENEGFRGNGVEGEKPKKVLILMSDTGGGHRASAEAIKAAFYQEFGDDYQVFVTDLWADHTPWPFNQLPRSYSFLVKHGPLWKMTYYGTAPRVVHQSNFAATGTFIAREVAKGLMKYQPDIIISVHPLMQHVPLRILRSKGLLKKIVFTTVITDLSTCHPTWFHKLVTRCYCPTTDVAQRALKAGLQQSQIKIFGLPVRPSFVKPVQPKDELRRELGMDEDLPAVLLMGGGEGMGPIEATARALGDSLYDENIGAPVGQILVICGRNKKLANKLSSINWKVPVQVKGFVTKMEECMGACDCIITKAGPGTIAEAQIRGLPIILNDYIAGQEAGNVPYVVENGCGKFSKSPKDIAKIVAEWFGPKAYELQQMSQNALRLARPDAVFKIVHDLHELVRQRSYLPEYSCTA